The Sylvia atricapilla isolate bSylAtr1 chromosome 3, bSylAtr1.pri, whole genome shotgun sequence genome has a window encoding:
- the SULT6B1 gene encoding LOW QUALITY PROTEIN: sulfotransferase 6B1 (The sequence of the model RefSeq protein was modified relative to this genomic sequence to represent the inferred CDS: inserted 1 base in 1 codon; substituted 5 bases at 5 genomic stop codons), producing MLIMPGDKDGQLTNQEFNTTLAEQQSVSIWAEQHWGKRDSPGQLQETGHRLLLEWDAVRXILNDLIFTTVQGIYVRTELXFIKCGDSGKYHRIKXVPFIRILITHLNYNCLLKSIFKERVRVVVLFXNPKDTAVSFFHFHNSVQSIPSYSSRDEFFSGFMTDTVSWGSCFDPAVTWNKHIEDKNTVIIIYEDLKGNLAADVKQRAVFFGFSPTAEQIQAIAGRHTFQPVSVKAQETHGAVDLVLFCKGVFRDWKKVFAEAQNXKLATKFTVCLEGAXLGVKFKYDMYCKA from the exons ATGTTAATAATGCCGGGCGACAAGGATGGACAGCTGACA aatcAGGAATTTAACACAACCTTGGCTGAGCAACAGTCTGTGTCGATA TGGGCAGAACAGCACTGGGGCAAACGGgactccccagggcagctccaggaaacGGGCCACAGGCTCCTGCTGGAATGGGATGCAGTACGG TAGATTTTAAATGATTTGATATTTACAACTGTACAGGGTATATATGTAAGGACAGAAc attttattaaatgtgGAGATTCAGGCAAATATCAT AGGATAAAATAAGTTCCATTTATAAGGATTTTGATAACACATCTAAATTACAATTGCCTCCTCAAGTCTATTTTCAAGGAAAGAGTTagagtgg TAGTGTTGTTTTGAAACCCTAAAGATacagctgtttcatttttccatttccataaCAGTGTGCAAAGCATCCCCAGTTACAGCTCCAGGGATGAGTTCTTTTCGGGATTCATGACAGA tacagtCAGCTGGGGATCCTGTTTTGATCCTGCAGTCACCTGGAACAAACACATTGAAGATAAGAATACTGTGATCATAATATATGAAGACTTGAAAGGG AACCTGGCTGCCGATGTAAAGCAGAGAGCTGTGTTCTTTGGATTCTCACCAACAGCTGAGCAGATCCAGGCCATTGCAGGAAGGCACACTTTCCAGCCAGTGAGTGTTAAAGCTCAGGAGACTCATGGTGCTGTTGATTTGGTTCTTTTCTGTAAAG GTGTTTTTAGAGACTGGAAGAAAGTTTTTGCTGAAGCTCAGAACTAGAAATTGGCTACTAAATTCACGGTGTGCTTAGAGGGAGCTTAGCTGGGAGTGAAGTTTAAATATGATATGTATTGCAAGGCCTGA
- the CEBPZ gene encoding CCAAT/enhancer-binding protein zeta, whose product MAAALWDFGVSDRRKAGGDSGEEEGDDDGDEEAEDGDAGEFTLDEVLRLGGTKQDYLMLCAVDEEGEMVDGGKKDTIDDLKEGELEAFVSSLGLSKYAKSCLVVEGDEDDGDSKEEEKPPKKEKSKKETNRPSVEGKKEKKGKDKASSVKDSKKKQAGADQGQQPSAKKEKLEEDFEFHARQAILIKPGGKWYDLEYTNEFSPEPQNQTLLSKYKALAQKLYEHETDLFKNKTDYQKGASSAWIKTVVSSGTLADRMAAMTLLIQDSAVHSLQFVENLINLIKKKGSRQQSLMALDTFKELLITDILPDNRKLRSFSQRPLNNIVQMSSGNKDSRDRRLILWYFEHHLKLQIADFVQALETLSHDCLTATKSRALAVSHELLCNKPEQEKALLVLLVNKLGDPQNKIATKASYLLETLLHKHPNMKGVVCSEVERLLFRSNINVKTQYYAICFLNQIVLSHEESALANKLITLYFCFFRNCIKKKDVESKMLSALLCGVNRAYPYAETGDEKVKEQMNTLFKVLHLVNFSTSVQALMLLFQVMDSQQTVSDRYYAALYKKLLDPALATCSKPSMFLNLIYKSLKADVVLRRVKAFVKRLLQVTCGQMPPFICGTLYLLSELLKVKPELRVQLQDHVESDDEECFKDQEEAEEDEEKFVDADQVEDEKKSTMESSAKTNNSKSSASWVHHLNMTGRKSGVSYDPLHRSPLYCGAESTSLWELKKLSEHFHPSVALFAKTILEGNHIQYSGDPLQDFTLMRFLDRFVYRNPKLNKGKENTSSVVMQPKKKQFMKDMQNLAVNSKEFRAKDESKIPVDEVFFHRFYSKFDKKREKQRRLDDEESVEDVDDDEFERALDTFEAADNAVVGQDDLDFAGNIKKKPKGGKKGQSGEGSGADWEDSDDEDDFSDLDDEEVSLGSMEDDFEEDMDEEGGVFMDVSEDDNDLDSNNDKQLKSISKKGRKKKDMNFAGSLEGSSRGKKRKLQDAGILASAEEFGYLLDENAGSKFDNIGMNAMANRDNANVKQIQWEIERDKWLHNRDVKSIIKRKKQFRHRGLKNKYKGKKSRR is encoded by the exons ATGGCGGCGGCGCTCTGGGACTTCGGCGTGAGCGACCGCAGGAAGGCGGGCGGCGACAGCGGCGAGGAGGAGGGCGACGACGACGGTGATGAAGAAGCAGAAGACGGAGATGCGGGAGAGTTCACGCTGGACGAGGTGCTGCGCCTCGGCGGCACCAAG CAAGATTACCTCATGCTGTGTGCCGTGGACGAGGAGGGCGAGATGGTGGACGGTGGCAAGAAGGACACGATCGATGACCTGAAGGAAGGGGAGCTGGAGGCGTTCgtcagctccctggggctcagCAAGTATGCAAAGAGTTGCCTGGTGGTGGAGGGGGACGAGGATGATGGTGACagcaaggaggaagagaagcctccaaagaaagagaagagtAAGAAGGAAACAAATCGTCCTTcagtagaggggaaaaaagaaaaaaaaggaaaggataaGGCAAGCAGTGTGAAAGACAGCAAAAAGAAGCAGGCTGGCGCTGATCAGGGCCAACAGCcttcagcaaagaaagaaaagctggaagaaGATTTTGAATTTCATGCTAGGCAAGCAATCCTGATCAAACCAGGGGGCAAGTGGTATGATCTAGAATACACCAACGAATTCTCTCCAGAGCCACAGAATCAGACACTTTTGTCCAAGTATAAGGCCCTGGCCCAAAAGCTGTATGAACATGAGACAGACCTGTTTAAGAATAAGACAGACTATCAGAAGGGGGCCTCTTCAGCATGGATTAAAACTGTTGTGTCCTCAGGAACCTTGGCTGACAGGATGGCAGCGATGACCCTTCTCATCCAGGACAGCGCTGTCCACAGTCTCCAATTTGTTGAGAACTTGATAAACCTCATAAAGAAAaagggcagcaggcagcagagccttaTGGCTTTAGATACTTTCAAGGAGCTTCTCATTACAGATATCTTACCAGACAATCGGAAATTGCGGTCTTTCTCGCAGCGACCGCTTAACAACATAGTGCAGATGTCGAGTGGCAACAAGGATTCAAGAGACAGGAGGTTGATACTTTGGTACTTTGAGCATCACCTGAAGCTGCAGATAGCAGACTTCGTGCAGGCCTTGGAAACACTGAGCCATGATTGTCTGACAGCCACAAAATCCCGAGCGCTGGCAGTTTCCCACGAGCTGCTCTGTAACAAGCCGGAGCAGGAGAAAGCCCTGCTGGTTCTGCTGGTGAATAAACTGGGTGACCCTCAGAACAAGATCGCCACCAAAGCCTCTTATCTTTTAGAGACATTGCTTCACAAGCATCCAAATATGAAGGGAGTGGTGTGCAGTGAGGTGGAGAGGCTTTTGTTCCGCTCAAACATCAATGTGAAAACTCAATATTATGCTATCTGCTTTCTAAATCAGATAGTCCTCAGTCACGAAGAAAGTGCATTGGCCAACAAGCTCATAACTTTGTACTTCTGCTTCTTCCGGAACtgtattaagaaaaaagatGTGGAATCCAAAATGCTCAGTGCTCTTCTCTGTGGGGTAAACAGAGCTTACCCTTATGCTGAGACTGGTGATGAGAAAGTGAAAGAGCAAATGAACACCTTGTTCAAAGTTCTGCATCTTGTGAACTTCAGTACCAGTGTCCAGGCCCTGATGTTGCTGTTTCAGGTGATGGACTCTCAGCAGACTGTGTCAGACAGGTACTATGCAGCGCTGTACAA GAAGCTTCTAGATCCTGCTTTAGCAACGTGCTCAAAGCCATCCATGTTTCTGAATCTTATCTATAAGTCCCTGAAGGCAGATGTTGTGTTGCGGCGTGTGAAGGCCTTTGTGAAGAGGCTGCTTCAGGTCACCTGTGGGCAAATGCCACCGTTCATCTGTGGAACCCTGTACCTCCTGTCTGAGCTCCTGAAAGTAAAACCAGAGTTAAGGGTCCAGTTACAGGATCACGTG gaGTCAGATGATGAAGAGTGCTTTAAGGATCAAGAAGAGGCtgaagaggatgaggaaaaatTTGTGGATGCTGATCAAgtagaagatgaaaaaaaaagtacaatgGAAAGTTCTGCTAAAACAAACAATTCAAAGTCATCAGCCTCGTGGGTGCATCATCTGAATATGACAG GCAGGAAGAGTGGAGTTTCCTATGATCCTCTGCACCGAAGTCCTTTATACTGTGGTGCTGAAAGTACAAGCCTTTGGGAACTGAAGAAG CTCTCTGAACATTTTCATCCATCTGTGGCCCTGTTTGCAAAAACAATTCTAGAA GGAAATCACATTCAGTACTCTGGTGACCCTTTGCAGGATTTCACGTTAATGAGATTCCTGGATCGCTTTGTGTACAGAAATCCCAAACTCAACAAAGGCAAAG AAAACACCAGCAGTGTGGTAATGCAGCCGAAGAAGAAGCAGTTTATGAAGGATATGCAGAATCTTGCAG tcAACAGTAAGGAATTCAGGGCCAAAGATGAAAGCAAAATCCCAGTGGATGAAGTGTTCTTTCACAG attttattcaAAGTTTGATaagaagagggagaaacaaAGGCGTCTGGATGATGAAGAAAGTGTGGAAGATGTGGATGATGATGAATTTGAAAGAGCATTGG ATACTTTTGAAGCTGCTGATAATGCTGTTGTTGGCCAGGATGACCTTGATTTTGCTGG taatataaagaaaaagcccaaaggTGGCAAGAAAGGCCAAAGTGGTGAGGGATCTGGTGCTGATTGGGAGGATTCTGATGATGAAGATGACTTCAGTGATCTGGATGATGAGGAAGTCTCCTTAGGAAGTATGGAGGATGACTTTGAAGAGGATATGGATGAAGAGGGAGGTGTATTTATGGATGTGTCTGAAGATGACAATGACCTAG aCTCAAACAATGACAAGCAACTGAAATCCATCAGtaaaaagggcaggaaaaagaaagatatgaATTTCGCAGGATCACTAGAAG GATCCAGCcgaggaaagaagagaaaactccAAGATGCTGGTATACTGGCATCTGCAGAAGAG tttGGCTACCTGCTGGATGAAAATGCTGGGTCTAAGTTTGACAATATTGGAATGAACGCCATGGCCAACAGAGATAATGCGA ATGTCAAACAGATCCAGTGGGAAATAGAGCGTGACAAGTGGCTTCACAACAGGGATGTGAAAAGCATcatcaaaaggaagaaacagtTCAGGCACAGAGGGCTGAAAAATAAGTACAAAGGCAAGAAATCAAGACGATGA
- the NDUFAF7 gene encoding protein arginine methyltransferase NDUFAF7, mitochondrial has product MVLPLARRALLAGRRRLPRPAAAPRPDRRLSPLSLARVAGPPCWAPSPLPSAPLPTAPAARLCSGAGDPAEAAGEDGAMLRHLARKLRASGPVTVAEYMREALTNPGQGYYTRRGGVGESGDFITSPEISQVFGELIGIWYISEWMAMGKPNTFQLVELGPGRGTLTEDILRVFKQLASVLSKCDVSVHLVEVSPKLSEIQAVTLTGGKVQPNPEDELAYMKGISKTGIPISWYRDIQDVPPGYSFYLAHEFFDALPIHKFQRTEKGWREVLVDIDPQVPDQLRFVLSPSRTPATQHFIQPEETRDHVEVCPEAGVIVQRLASRIEKDGGAALVADYGHDGTKTDTFRGFRNHRLHDVLSAPGTADLTADVDFSYLRKMVQGKTATLGPIKQREFLKNMGIDLRLQVLLQNSGDTATREQLLHSYDMLMNPEKMGDCFNFFALLPHHRLVHPDKKDKSESKSPLPPVAGFNELLLK; this is encoded by the exons ATGGTGCTGCCGCTGGCTCGCCGCGCTCTCCTGGCGGGCCGCCGGCGGCTCCCCCgtcccgccgccgctccccgccctgACCGCCGCCTCTCCCCGCTTTCCCTGGCGCGGGTGGCGGGGCCGCCCTGCTGGGCCCCCTCGCCCCTCCCGTCCgctcctctccccacagctccGGCGGCGCGGCTCTGCTCGGGCGCGGGGGACCCGGCGGAGGCGGCCGGCGAGGACGGGGCGATGCTGCGGCACCTGGCGCGCAAGCTGCGGGCCAGCGGGCCGGTCACGGTGGCCGAGTACATGCGGGAGGCGCTCACCAACCCCGGCCAG GGTTACTACACGCGCCGCGGCGGCGTCGGCGAGAGCGGGGACTTCATCACCTCGCCTGAAATCAGTCAGGTGTTCGGAGAG TTAATAGGAATCTGGTACATTAGTGAATGGATGGCCATGGGCAAACCAAACACCTTCCAGCTGGTGGAGCTGGGCCCAGGGAGGGGCACCCTCACAGAGGATATATTGCGG GTCTTCAAGCAGCTTGCCTCTGTTCTTAGTAAATGTGATGTCTCTGTTCATCTGGTAGAAGTGAGCCCCAAACTCAGTGAGATCCAAGCAGTGACGCTGACAGGAGGGAAAGTGCAGCCAAACCCTGAGGATGAGTTGGCTTACATGAAAGGCATTAGCAAGACTGGAATTCCCATTTCTTGGTACAGAGACATTCAAGATGTGCCACCAG GTTACAGCTTTTACCTAGCACATGAGTTCTTTGATGCCCTGCCAATACATAAGTTTCAG CGAACGGAGAAAGGCTGGCGTGAGGTGCTGGTTGATATTGATCCACAAGTTCCCGACCAGCTGCGGTTTGTCCTGTCACCATCCAGGACCCCTGCGACACAACACTTTATTCAG CCAGAAGAAACAAGAGACCACGTGGAAGTGTGTCCTGAGGCTGGTGTCATCGTGCAGAGGCTTGCCTCTCGGATAGAGAAGGATGGTGGGGCTGCTCTGGTTGCGGATTACGGCCACGACGGAACCAAAACTGACACTTTCCGG ggtTTCCGGAATCACAGACTTCACGATGTGCTGAGTGCTCCAGGTACAGCAGACCTGACAGCAGATGTTGATTTCAGCTACCTTCGAAAGATGGTGCAGGGAAAAACAGCGACATTAGGGCCCATAAAACAGCGGGAGTTTTTAAAGAACATGGGCATTGACCTCCGACTGCAG gtgcTCTTGCAGAATTCAGGTGACACAGCAACTCGTGAGCAGTTACTTCACAGCTATGATATGCTGATGAATCCTGAGAAGATGGGGgactgttttaatttttttgccctGCTGCCTCACCACAGACTTGTACATCCTGACAAGAAAGACAAGTCAGAATCAAAGTCTCCCCTACCACCTGTTGCTGGATTTAATGAACTGTTActaaagtaa